The Bacillus carboniphilus genome contains a region encoding:
- a CDS encoding nitrous oxide reductase accessory protein NosL, with product MEKKFKLTLFFMLVFFVSGCSEQDYSPKEIKKEVDVCLVCNMSIVHEGYEAQVVLANKDHLMYDDIGCLVQDVLQKEDNEIGASYVKEYGTNEWIEVSDAFYVFDPVLWTPMSYGVVAFSTKEAADQFINQEGKGKLLSFDDLQQHEWGVHHQ from the coding sequence ATGGAGAAGAAGTTCAAGCTAACCTTGTTTTTTATGTTGGTATTTTTTGTTTCAGGGTGTAGTGAACAGGATTATAGTCCTAAGGAAATCAAAAAAGAAGTGGATGTATGTCTTGTTTGTAATATGAGTATTGTTCATGAAGGTTACGAAGCCCAAGTCGTTTTAGCTAATAAAGATCATCTTATGTATGATGATATTGGTTGTTTAGTACAGGATGTTCTTCAAAAAGAAGATAACGAAATTGGTGCTAGCTATGTAAAAGAGTATGGAACAAATGAATGGATTGAGGTGAGTGATGCATTTTATGTGTTTGATCCTGTACTTTGGACACCGATGTCGTATGGAGTTGTTGCTTTTTCTACAAAAGAAGCTGCCGATCAATTTATTAATCAAGAAGGAAAAGGGAAGCTCCTGTCCTTCGACGACTTGCAGCAACATGAGTGGGGTGTTCATCATCAATGA
- a CDS encoding right-handed parallel beta-helix repeat-containing protein has product MRKCFFLSLLNLLLFVFASHSFASESVQLKIDQAKPGATVYIEEGIYIEPISINKSINLIGKGNVVLKNQTEQPYILIKDTANVHVENISIEGSDKKTTGIMVNNSEGVTIKDVQLSSMKKGIELTEVKSSQLHNVIINGIEGHFSNKGNGVTLYNTINIALSNFHIDSFLDGIYIENDQGAKILNSQVSNSRYGIHLMYTRDNEVVQNELEDNITGIMQMVTSNTLIKENLIAHQSDYNGYGLVLFEGEDATIQDNRFEYNQVGLSLQKVRKSTIKDNVISGNQTGVQFLNYNSTNLFNQNQLYGNILSSISGTEGAIVTENFWDDYTGFDMNHDMFGDTPYHSSDSFAKLINQHQAFQFFFESPAVTMLNKLEKKLSIDYESVVIDQKPFIQSAEQEGQISFDKSLFGLSILLIGGGVVLWRRSSS; this is encoded by the coding sequence ATGAGAAAATGTTTTTTTTTATCACTCTTAAACTTGTTGCTTTTTGTTTTTGCTTCACATTCCTTTGCAAGTGAGTCCGTTCAGCTAAAAATCGATCAAGCAAAACCTGGTGCTACCGTTTACATAGAAGAAGGAATATACATTGAACCAATTAGCATTAATAAATCAATTAACCTGATTGGAAAAGGGAATGTAGTGCTTAAAAATCAAACTGAGCAACCATACATTTTAATAAAAGACACAGCAAATGTTCATGTAGAGAACATTTCAATTGAAGGATCAGATAAAAAAACAACTGGAATAATGGTAAATAATAGTGAGGGTGTAACGATAAAAGATGTTCAACTATCAAGTATGAAAAAGGGAATTGAATTAACTGAAGTAAAGAGCAGTCAATTACACAATGTCATTATAAATGGTATCGAAGGTCATTTCTCTAATAAAGGAAATGGAGTTACGTTATATAATACAATAAATATTGCTCTTTCCAATTTCCACATTGATTCTTTTTTAGATGGAATTTATATTGAAAATGATCAAGGAGCTAAAATCTTAAATAGTCAAGTCTCTAACTCACGTTATGGTATCCATTTGATGTATACAAGGGATAATGAGGTTGTTCAAAATGAATTAGAAGATAATATCACCGGTATTATGCAAATGGTGACTTCAAACACGTTGATTAAAGAAAATCTCATTGCTCATCAGTCGGATTATAACGGATATGGTCTAGTGCTTTTTGAAGGAGAAGACGCGACAATTCAAGACAATCGCTTTGAGTATAATCAAGTAGGCTTGTCTTTGCAAAAGGTAAGAAAATCAACAATCAAGGATAATGTAATTAGTGGTAATCAGACGGGCGTCCAATTTCTAAATTATAATTCAACCAACCTCTTTAACCAAAATCAACTTTATGGAAACATATTATCCTCCATTTCTGGTACTGAAGGAGCAATTGTGACTGAGAATTTTTGGGATGACTATACAGGGTTTGATATGAATCATGACATGTTTGGCGATACTCCATATCATTCTTCAGATTCCTTTGCGAAGCTCATAAACCAACATCAAGCATTTCAATTTTTTTTCGAATCACCCGCAGTAACGATGCTTAACAAGTTAGAGAAAAAATTATCAATTGACTATGAAAGTGTGGTTATAGACCAAAAACCATTCATTCAATCTGCTGAACAGGAAGGTCAAATCTCTTTTGATAAGAGTTTGTTTGGACTTTCTATTTTGTTAATAGGAGGAGGAGTTGTTTTATGGAGAAGAAGTTCAAGCTAA
- a CDS encoding nitrous oxide reductase accessory protein NosL — MKKWLVVIICMSFIFTVGCGNNNENDTTESETTEKVNEETKMTEVDSEMKEPSEETKCAYCEMMVYPKDHDMGVFSAQGITSEGNSLFFDDIGCMLNQERMDKITLEKYVRDYNTDEWIKLEEATIVKAEIKTPMNYGYAFFSTKEEGQTFIDDLGSEKASFSTINDIDEVASHRHMKKMEKMKDGEGMGHDDKENHEGHDMSDEDNEEDNHDSH, encoded by the coding sequence ATGAAAAAATGGTTAGTAGTTATAATTTGTATGTCTTTTATTTTTACTGTTGGCTGTGGAAATAATAATGAAAATGATACAACTGAATCAGAAACTACTGAAAAGGTGAATGAAGAAACAAAAATGACTGAAGTTGATAGCGAGATGAAAGAACCGAGTGAAGAAACAAAATGTGCTTATTGTGAAATGATGGTCTATCCAAAGGATCATGATATGGGCGTATTTTCTGCACAAGGAATCACTTCAGAAGGAAATAGTCTGTTCTTTGACGATATCGGTTGTATGTTAAATCAAGAAAGAATGGATAAGATAACATTAGAAAAATATGTTAGAGATTACAATACAGATGAATGGATCAAGTTAGAAGAAGCAACCATTGTAAAAGCTGAAATTAAAACGCCGATGAATTATGGATATGCATTCTTTTCAACTAAAGAAGAAGGACAAACGTTCATTGATGACTTAGGCAGCGAAAAAGCATCCTTTTCTACAATAAATGATATTGATGAAGTAGCAAGTCATCGTCACATGAAAAAGATGGAGAAAATGAAAGATGGAGAAGGGATGGGCCACGATGATAAAGAAAATCATGAGGGCCATGATATGAGTGATGAAGATAATGAGGAAGACAACCACGATTCTCATTAA